One Allostreptomyces psammosilenae DNA segment encodes these proteins:
- the murQ gene encoding N-acetylmuramic acid 6-phosphate etherase, producing the protein MSRTSPAEPDARDPHAADRRLRAQLDTMTTEAVRPELADLDQLSTLELTRLMNGEDARVAGAVAEVLPRLAVAIDAIAERMRGGGRLIYAGAGTAGRLGVLDASECPPTFGTPPSRVVGLIAGGPPAILTAVEGAEDDAEQAVADLDELGLTADDTVVGISASGRTPYAVAAVRHARAKGALTLGLACNSGSELGAAAEHPIEVVVGPELLAGSTRLKGGTAQKLVLNMVSTLTMIRLGKTYGNLMVDVRATNDKLRARARRIVRLATGAGDEEIETALSATGGEVKDAILVVLAGIDGPSAAKVLAEHDGHLRAALRTTGVA; encoded by the coding sequence ATGAGCCGCACCTCCCCGGCCGAGCCGGACGCACGCGACCCGCACGCCGCCGACCGCCGGCTGCGCGCCCAACTCGACACCATGACCACGGAGGCGGTCCGCCCCGAGTTAGCCGACCTCGACCAACTCTCCACCCTGGAACTCACCCGGCTGATGAACGGGGAGGACGCGCGGGTCGCCGGCGCCGTGGCGGAGGTGCTGCCGCGGCTGGCCGTCGCCATCGACGCCATCGCCGAGCGGATGCGCGGCGGCGGCCGGCTGATCTACGCCGGCGCGGGCACCGCCGGACGGCTCGGCGTGCTCGACGCCAGCGAGTGCCCACCCACCTTCGGCACCCCGCCCTCCCGGGTCGTCGGCCTGATCGCCGGCGGGCCGCCGGCGATCCTCACCGCCGTCGAGGGCGCCGAGGACGACGCGGAGCAGGCCGTGGCCGACCTGGACGAGCTGGGCCTGACGGCCGACGACACCGTCGTCGGCATCTCGGCCTCCGGACGGACCCCCTACGCCGTCGCCGCGGTCCGCCACGCCCGCGCCAAGGGCGCGCTCACCCTGGGCCTGGCCTGCAACAGCGGCTCCGAACTGGGCGCCGCGGCCGAGCACCCCATCGAGGTCGTGGTCGGCCCCGAACTGCTGGCCGGCTCCACCCGCCTGAAGGGCGGCACGGCCCAGAAGCTCGTGCTCAACATGGTCTCCACGCTGACCATGATCCGGCTCGGCAAGACCTACGGAAACCTGATGGTGGACGTCCGGGCCACCAACGACAAGCTCCGGGCCCGCGCCCGGCGCATCGTCCGGCTGGCGACCGGCGCCGGCGACGAGGAGATCGAGACGGCGCTGTCGGCGACCGGCGGCGAGGTCAAGGACGCCATCCTCGTCGTGCTCGCCGGCATCGACGGCCCGTCGGCGGCCAAGGTGCTCGCCGAGCACGACGGCCATCTGCGCGCGGCGCTGCGCACCACGGGCGTCGCCTGA
- a CDS encoding MurR/RpiR family transcriptional regulator: MSSDVKENFSTAEDAVPVDGAATVTADPLRSRIRTLLPSMTRSMQRVAEAVVADPAGCAVLTVTEMAVRTGTSEATVVRTARLLGYPGYRDLRIALAGTAVRERVAEPPGVVADITLDDPMSEVVAKLAREEQQTLADTAAQLDPATLSAAVDSLVAARRIDVYGIGASGLVAQDLVQKLLRIGMVAHAHCEMHSAVTSAVVLRPGDVAVAITDSGGTVDVIEPLRAAFERGATTIAVTGRPKAPVVRYADHVLTTTAGRETELRPGALGSRTSQLLVVDCLFIGVAQRTYDSTRNALAASRAALAHRHTRS; this comes from the coding sequence ATGTCGTCCGATGTGAAGGAAAACTTCAGCACCGCGGAGGACGCGGTGCCCGTGGACGGCGCCGCGACCGTCACCGCCGACCCCCTGCGCAGCCGCATCCGCACCCTGCTGCCGTCCATGACGCGCTCCATGCAGCGCGTCGCCGAGGCCGTGGTCGCCGACCCGGCCGGCTGCGCCGTACTGACCGTCACCGAGATGGCCGTGCGCACCGGCACCAGCGAGGCCACCGTGGTCCGCACCGCCCGCCTGCTCGGCTACCCCGGCTACCGCGACCTGCGCATCGCCCTCGCCGGCACGGCCGTGCGCGAGCGGGTCGCCGAACCCCCCGGCGTGGTCGCCGACATCACCCTGGACGACCCGATGTCCGAGGTGGTGGCCAAGCTCGCCCGCGAGGAGCAGCAGACCCTCGCCGACACCGCCGCGCAGCTCGACCCCGCGACGCTCTCCGCGGCCGTCGACAGCCTGGTCGCCGCCCGCCGGATCGACGTCTACGGCATCGGCGCCTCCGGCCTGGTCGCCCAGGACCTCGTCCAGAAGCTGCTGCGCATCGGCATGGTCGCGCACGCCCACTGCGAGATGCACTCGGCGGTGACCAGCGCCGTGGTGCTGCGCCCCGGTGACGTCGCGGTGGCCATAACCGACTCCGGCGGCACGGTCGACGTCATCGAGCCGCTGCGCGCCGCCTTCGAACGCGGCGCCACGACCATCGCCGTCACCGGCCGCCCCAAGGCCCCCGTGGTCCGCTACGCCGACCACGTGCTCACCACCACCGCCGGCCGCGAGACGGAACTGCGTCCCGGCGCGCTCGGCAGTCGGACCAGCCAGCTCCTCGTCGTGGACTGCCTGTTCATCGGCGTGGCGCAACGCACCTACGACAGCACCCGCAACGCACTGGCCGCCTCCCGCGCGGCCCTGGCCCACCGCCACACCCGCTCCTAG
- a CDS encoding SpoIIE family protein phosphatase: MGDFDPSEVSPRRFPREPASVASARRFARAALGGVSSDLADTAELLVSELVTNAVLHAHTEVEVSVWARGGRVGARVSDHRPCRGPALRAYSPYAGTGQGLALVERLASRHGVETGAGSKTVWFELWPEGATPPPSGWGDAGPPPGCGRTVTLVDVPAGLYSASQQHRHLLLRELVLAASAGERFGVPPDDLVVAHDTNNVISACVTAALADRPSEGEARSVPMSVPADVVPAVRTLRRVLDLAEEAARDERLLTLPAFPRSRVFQQWLFDQIIGQLAGERPTAWTVTRREPGASPSELVPWEASHLEGSRVPTIAANEDNRIIAANRPAADLLGWNADDLVGRRLTAVIPEHLRRRHVAAFTSLLLTGTPRIVGRSVPLPALHHDGRLVPVRLFIQIQETADGRTVFVAQLTPRATASIAAGVSGRSRHAALQEPSGRYPTTTAPALGRPPSAATGAGMSALERLTLQAEIGDALSNTQDLDEALQRVGRSLTRRLADWCAVDLFGEHARVERVCVVHRDPRVLRPEAYEGPLPPVSEAARGPLARVLRGAGPLLLGEVPPPSQASSPLDAEYRELFRRLGGGSAIVAPLRARREIFGALTVARTSGDRPFTEGDLALVDELVRSLALGVDNVRLYQETRNIAERLQHSLLPVLPDLGHLRVAARYASSSTTAQVGGDWYDCFVLPSGGAALVIGDVTGHNLDATIAMSQLRSMLRGIAVDRQEPAGTVLRRLDMANHSLFREAIATCLYGIVKGPAEGPWELEHSSAGHLPPLLTTEEGGTRFLEGGSSLLLGMDPDLPRPVAVNPLPARSTVLLYTDGLIERRDEPLDHAMERLRRHTADLAREPLDVFCDELLIGLGADSEDDIAILAVRPVPAS, from the coding sequence ATGGGCGACTTCGATCCGTCGGAGGTGTCACCGCGGCGGTTTCCCCGGGAGCCGGCGAGCGTGGCGTCGGCCAGGCGGTTCGCGCGGGCGGCCCTGGGCGGTGTCTCCTCGGATCTGGCGGACACCGCCGAGCTGCTGGTCAGCGAGCTGGTGACCAACGCGGTGCTGCACGCGCACACCGAGGTCGAGGTGTCGGTCTGGGCGCGCGGCGGCAGGGTCGGCGCCCGGGTGAGCGACCACCGGCCGTGCCGCGGGCCGGCCCTGCGCGCCTACTCCCCGTACGCCGGCACCGGGCAGGGGCTGGCCCTGGTGGAGCGGCTGGCGTCCCGGCACGGGGTGGAGACCGGCGCCGGCAGCAAGACGGTGTGGTTCGAGCTGTGGCCCGAGGGCGCGACCCCGCCGCCGTCCGGGTGGGGCGACGCCGGCCCGCCCCCCGGCTGCGGGCGGACCGTGACGCTGGTCGACGTGCCGGCCGGGCTCTACTCGGCGTCCCAGCAGCACCGGCACCTGCTGCTGCGCGAACTCGTCCTCGCCGCGTCCGCCGGTGAGCGGTTCGGTGTGCCGCCGGACGATCTCGTCGTCGCCCACGACACCAACAACGTGATCAGCGCCTGCGTGACGGCCGCGCTGGCGGACCGGCCCAGTGAGGGGGAGGCCCGCTCCGTGCCCATGTCGGTGCCGGCGGACGTCGTGCCGGCGGTGCGCACTCTGCGCCGGGTGCTCGACCTGGCCGAGGAGGCGGCCCGGGACGAGCGCCTGCTCACCCTGCCGGCCTTCCCGCGCTCCCGCGTCTTCCAGCAGTGGCTGTTCGACCAGATCATCGGCCAGCTCGCCGGCGAACGCCCCACCGCGTGGACGGTGACGCGCCGCGAGCCGGGCGCCAGCCCGTCGGAGCTGGTGCCGTGGGAGGCGAGCCACCTGGAGGGCAGCCGGGTGCCGACGATCGCCGCGAACGAGGACAACCGGATCATCGCGGCGAACCGTCCGGCCGCCGACCTGCTCGGCTGGAACGCGGACGACCTCGTCGGACGGCGGCTCACCGCGGTCATCCCCGAGCACCTGCGCCGGCGCCACGTCGCCGCCTTCACCTCGCTGCTGCTCACCGGCACCCCGCGCATCGTGGGCCGTTCGGTGCCGCTGCCGGCGCTGCACCACGACGGCCGCCTGGTCCCCGTGCGCCTGTTCATCCAGATCCAGGAGACGGCCGACGGCCGCACCGTGTTCGTCGCCCAGCTCACCCCGAGGGCGACCGCGTCCATCGCGGCGGGCGTCTCCGGCCGGAGCCGGCACGCCGCGCTGCAGGAGCCGAGCGGACGGTACCCGACGACCACCGCCCCGGCGCTCGGCCGTCCGCCGAGCGCCGCGACCGGGGCGGGCATGTCGGCGCTGGAGCGGCTCACCCTGCAGGCGGAGATCGGCGACGCGCTGAGCAACACCCAGGATCTCGACGAGGCGCTGCAGCGGGTGGGCCGGAGCCTGACGCGCCGGCTGGCCGACTGGTGCGCCGTGGACCTGTTCGGCGAGCACGCCCGGGTGGAGCGGGTCTGTGTCGTCCACCGCGATCCCCGGGTGCTCCGTCCCGAGGCGTACGAGGGCCCGCTGCCGCCGGTGTCCGAGGCGGCGCGGGGGCCGCTGGCCCGGGTGCTGCGCGGCGCGGGACCGCTGCTGCTCGGCGAGGTGCCCCCGCCGAGCCAGGCCAGCAGTCCGCTGGACGCCGAGTACCGGGAGTTGTTCCGGCGACTGGGCGGGGGCAGCGCCATCGTGGCCCCGCTGCGGGCCCGCCGGGAGATCTTCGGCGCCCTGACGGTGGCCCGCACCAGCGGGGACCGGCCGTTCACCGAGGGCGATCTGGCCCTGGTGGACGAGCTGGTCCGCAGCCTCGCGCTGGGGGTGGACAACGTCCGCCTGTACCAGGAGACCCGCAACATCGCCGAACGCCTCCAGCACTCCCTGCTGCCCGTGCTGCCGGACCTCGGCCACCTGCGGGTGGCCGCGCGCTACGCCTCCTCCTCCACCACCGCGCAGGTCGGCGGCGACTGGTACGACTGCTTCGTCCTGCCCAGCGGGGGCGCGGCGCTGGTGATCGGCGACGTCACCGGGCACAACCTGGACGCGACCATCGCCATGAGCCAGCTGCGCAGCATGCTGCGCGGCATCGCCGTCGACCGCCAGGAGCCGGCCGGAACGGTCCTGCGACGCCTGGACATGGCGAACCACAGCCTGTTCCGGGAGGCCATCGCCACCTGCCTCTACGGCATCGTCAAGGGCCCCGCGGAGGGCCCCTGGGAGCTGGAGCACTCCTCCGCCGGGCACCTTCCGCCGCTGCTGACCACCGAGGAGGGCGGGACCCGCTTCCTGGAGGGGGGTTCGAGCCTGCTGCTGGGCATGGATCCCGACCTGCCCCGCCCCGTGGCCGTGAATCCGCTCCCGGCCCGTTCGACCGTGCTGCTGTACACCGACGGCCTGATCGAACGACGGGACGAGCCCCTCGACCACGCCATGGAGCGGCTCCGCCGGCACACCGCCGACCTGGCGCGCGAACCGCTCGACGTGTTCTGCGACGAACTCCTCATCGGGCTGGGTGCCGACAGCGAGGACGACATCGCCATCCTGGCCGTCCGCCCCGTCCCGGCGTCCTGA
- a CDS encoding copper homeostasis protein CutC — protein MSRPILFEVIATSVDDAVAAVAGGADRLEVVTDMAADGLSVAPEEFARIRAAVPVPLRVMVRQRDGFAAGDLDALRHRAERLRAEGADEFVLGFLDAAGAADLPALRAVLEVLGGCRWTFHRALDGCADRSALRRAVAGLPGLDTFLTAGSPAGVDSGRRVLAEEAARHAAGEPGHAPRVLVGGGLRREHLPELVAAGLDAFHVGGAVRHAGWDSPVDPAAVRSWREELDGLRTAAMAGAPDRG, from the coding sequence ATGTCTAGACCAATCCTTTTCGAGGTGATCGCCACCTCCGTGGACGACGCGGTGGCGGCCGTGGCCGGTGGGGCGGACCGCCTCGAAGTGGTCACCGACATGGCCGCCGACGGCCTGAGCGTCGCCCCCGAGGAGTTCGCCCGGATCCGCGCCGCGGTGCCCGTGCCGCTGCGGGTGATGGTCCGCCAGCGGGACGGCTTCGCCGCCGGCGACCTCGACGCGCTGCGCCACCGTGCCGAGCGGCTGCGCGCCGAGGGCGCCGACGAGTTCGTGCTGGGCTTCCTGGACGCCGCCGGCGCCGCGGACCTCCCCGCCCTGCGGGCCGTGCTGGAGGTGCTGGGCGGCTGCCGCTGGACCTTCCACCGCGCCCTGGACGGCTGCGCGGACCGTTCCGCCCTGCGACGGGCGGTTGCCGGACTGCCCGGCCTCGACACCTTCCTGACCGCCGGATCGCCGGCCGGCGTGGACTCCGGCCGGCGGGTGCTGGCCGAGGAGGCGGCCCGCCACGCGGCCGGCGAGCCCGGCCACGCCCCGCGCGTGCTGGTCGGCGGCGGCCTGCGCCGCGAGCACCTGCCGGAACTGGTCGCCGCCGGCCTGGACGCCTTCCACGTGGGCGGCGCGGTGCGCCACGCGGGCTGGGACTCCCCGGTGGATCCGGCCGCGGTGCGCTCCTGGCGGGAGGAACTGGACGGCCTCCGCACGGCGGCCATGGCCGGGGCGCCCGACCGCGGGTGA
- a CDS encoding IS982 family transposase, which yields MTTNLDALLAALYVFIDDHVAPTAPRRRIGRPPKLSDAELLCLAVAQALLGFPSTRHWLRFAHARLRHLFRYLPQQSGYTKRLNTAGPLISQVIEALARTVPTWEDNLRLIDSTPLPCAASRETVRRSQLAGWAGYGYCRSHSRYFWGLRLYLVTTAEGMPVTWCLATPGIGEREVMTALLERDHHLVRAGQVILADKGFAGREFEAFLTDRLGIHLVRPDRKDEPARHGRLARSRQWIEAVFDTLKGQLSLEQHGGRTPQGVFARTAQRLLALAAAIWHNWNTNAPVKRSLIAYDH from the coding sequence GTGACGACAAACCTAGACGCCCTTCTGGCAGCACTGTACGTGTTCATCGACGACCACGTGGCCCCAACAGCCCCGCGTCGCCGGATCGGGCGACCCCCGAAACTCTCGGACGCGGAACTGCTGTGCCTGGCCGTCGCACAGGCCCTGCTCGGCTTCCCCTCGACCCGCCACTGGCTCCGCTTCGCCCACGCCCGCCTGCGGCACCTGTTCCGCTACCTGCCCCAGCAGTCCGGCTACACCAAGCGCCTCAACACGGCCGGACCTTTGATCTCCCAGGTGATCGAGGCACTGGCCCGCACCGTGCCCACATGGGAGGACAACCTACGGCTGATCGACTCCACACCCCTCCCATGCGCCGCCTCACGCGAGACCGTCAGACGCTCCCAACTGGCCGGATGGGCCGGCTACGGCTACTGCCGCTCCCACTCCCGCTACTTCTGGGGCCTACGCCTCTACCTCGTCACCACCGCCGAAGGCATGCCCGTCACCTGGTGCCTGGCCACCCCCGGGATCGGTGAGCGGGAAGTGATGACCGCACTGCTCGAACGCGACCACCACCTCGTGCGAGCCGGCCAGGTCATCCTCGCGGACAAGGGCTTCGCCGGGCGGGAGTTCGAGGCGTTCCTCACCGACCGGCTCGGCATCCACCTCGTTCGCCCGGACCGCAAGGACGAACCAGCCCGCCACGGCAGGCTCGCCCGCTCCCGCCAGTGGATCGAGGCCGTCTTCGACACCCTCAAAGGCCAGCTCAGCCTCGAGCAACACGGCGGGCGAACACCCCAAGGGGTGTTCGCCCGCACCGCCCAACGACTCCTCGCCCTCGCCGCCGCGATCTGGCACAACTGGAACACCAACGCCCCAGTCAAACGCTCACTGATCGCCTACGACCACTGA
- a CDS encoding HelD family protein, translating to MDRERAHLRASRAALRAMREDAESLDLTDTAATWVSAEALRAQVQLRIAALADLADTPLFFGRIDLAHDDATDDRPQHERFYIGRRHVHDAEGDPLVLDWRAPVSQSFYQATRERPMDVALRRRFGWTRGELTAYEDEHLTDPHEMATTSALLTAEIERPRVGPMRDIVATIQPDQDVLVRRPLSGTVCVQGGPGTGKTAVGLHRVAYLLYTHRERLRRTGTLVVGPNRSFLRYIEQVLPALGEVRVGQATVDELVAHVPVRAVDTPAAALVKGDARMAEVLRRAVWSGVVEPTESLVVVRGSRRWRVPAHELVEVVAELRSRGVRYGAARQALAQRIAHTVLLRMEAAGEAPDDRVQDAVARSREVKDLVKRLWPVVEPAKVVMRLLGEPEFLAECARDLLSEEEQAAIRWPKPARGVRSAPWTAADAVLVDEATDLVERIGALGHVVLDEAQDLSPMQYRAVGRRCSTGSATVLGDLAQGTTPWATSTWEEALRHLGQEDGVVEELTQGFRVPEEVIAFASRLLPAIAPGLAPATSVRRSPGALRVVRAPLEETTAATVRACRTALENEGSIGLIAADARLPELAAALAEAGLDHLEPGRETSAECRLTLVPASLAKGLEYDWVVVHEPAAVVAGEPDRRTGLRRLYVVLTRPVSGLLVVHGEDLPEELAERPRP from the coding sequence CTGGACCGGGAACGCGCCCACCTGCGGGCCTCCCGGGCGGCGCTGCGCGCCATGCGGGAGGACGCCGAGTCGCTCGACCTCACCGACACCGCCGCCACCTGGGTCTCCGCCGAGGCGCTGCGGGCCCAGGTCCAGCTGCGCATCGCGGCCCTCGCCGACCTCGCCGACACCCCGCTGTTCTTCGGCCGCATCGACCTCGCGCACGACGACGCCACCGACGACCGCCCCCAGCACGAACGCTTCTACATCGGCCGCCGGCACGTGCACGACGCCGAGGGCGACCCCCTGGTGCTGGACTGGCGCGCCCCCGTCTCGCAGTCCTTCTACCAGGCCACCCGCGAGCGGCCGATGGACGTGGCGCTGCGCCGCCGCTTCGGCTGGACCCGCGGCGAACTGACCGCCTACGAGGACGAGCACCTCACCGACCCCCACGAGATGGCCACCACCAGCGCCCTGCTGACCGCCGAGATCGAGCGCCCGCGCGTCGGCCCCATGCGCGACATCGTCGCCACCATCCAGCCCGACCAGGACGTCCTGGTGCGCCGCCCGCTCAGCGGCACGGTCTGCGTCCAGGGCGGGCCCGGCACCGGCAAGACCGCCGTCGGCCTGCACCGCGTGGCCTACCTGCTCTACACCCACCGCGAGCGGCTGCGCCGCACCGGCACGCTGGTCGTCGGCCCCAACCGCTCCTTCCTGCGCTACATCGAGCAGGTGCTGCCGGCCCTCGGCGAGGTGCGGGTCGGGCAGGCGACGGTGGACGAGCTGGTCGCGCACGTGCCGGTGCGCGCCGTGGACACCCCCGCGGCGGCGCTGGTCAAGGGCGACGCCCGGATGGCGGAGGTGCTGCGCCGCGCCGTCTGGTCGGGGGTGGTGGAGCCGACGGAGTCGCTGGTGGTGGTGCGCGGCTCCCGCCGGTGGCGGGTCCCGGCCCACGAGCTGGTGGAGGTGGTGGCTGAGCTGCGTTCCCGCGGGGTGCGCTACGGCGCGGCCCGGCAGGCCCTGGCGCAGCGGATCGCGCACACCGTGCTGCTGCGGATGGAGGCGGCCGGGGAGGCGCCGGACGACCGGGTGCAGGACGCGGTGGCCCGCAGCCGGGAGGTCAAGGACCTGGTCAAGCGGCTGTGGCCGGTGGTCGAGCCGGCCAAGGTGGTGATGCGCCTGCTGGGCGAGCCGGAGTTCCTGGCCGAGTGCGCGCGGGACCTGCTCAGCGAGGAGGAGCAGGCGGCGATCCGCTGGCCGAAGCCGGCGCGCGGGGTGCGGTCGGCGCCGTGGACGGCGGCGGACGCGGTGCTGGTGGACGAGGCCACCGACCTGGTGGAGCGGATCGGGGCGCTGGGCCACGTCGTGCTGGACGAGGCGCAGGACCTCTCCCCCATGCAGTACCGGGCGGTGGGGCGCCGGTGCAGCACCGGCTCGGCGACCGTCCTGGGCGACCTGGCGCAGGGCACCACCCCGTGGGCCACCTCGACGTGGGAGGAGGCGCTGCGCCACCTCGGGCAGGAGGACGGGGTGGTCGAGGAACTCACCCAGGGCTTCCGGGTGCCGGAGGAGGTCATCGCGTTCGCCTCCCGGCTGCTGCCGGCCATCGCTCCCGGGCTGGCGCCGGCGACGTCGGTGCGACGCTCCCCCGGCGCGTTGCGGGTGGTGCGGGCCCCGCTGGAGGAGACCACCGCCGCCACGGTGCGGGCCTGCCGGACGGCGCTGGAGAACGAGGGCTCGATCGGCCTGATCGCGGCGGACGCGCGCCTGCCGGAGCTGGCGGCGGCGCTCGCCGAGGCGGGCCTGGACCACTTGGAGCCGGGGCGGGAGACCTCCGCCGAGTGCCGGCTGACGCTGGTCCCGGCCTCGCTGGCGAAGGGCCTGGAGTACGACTGGGTGGTCGTGCACGAGCCGGCGGCGGTGGTGGCCGGCGAACCGGACCGCCGCACCGGGCTGCGCCGGCTGTACGTGGTGCTGACCCGGCCGGTGTCCGGGCTGCTGGTGGTGCACGGCGAGGACCTGCCGGAGGAACTGGCCGAGCGGCCGCGCCCCTAG